The Acidobacteriota bacterium genome has a segment encoding these proteins:
- a CDS encoding abhydrolase domain-containing 18, which yields MRWIYRARVELNRAYRQRMDDWEMKLMTAATNRVVRPFDWGLDWAEHWPSAREIARNGHDPAGYLAALGEAGSRASEEFFGYQTPTDFQLRDDILSFTSPVRTPYAENNIAHAQWFPASDRKGRAIIVLPHWNAKVNEHVGLCKALQYLGLPTLRVSLPYHDRRMLPGFERADYAVSSNVGRTVDSTRQAVIDIRCCLDWLESQGYHRFGIIGTSLGSAYAFLASAHDARLRANVYNMVSLYFADVVWTGLSTLHIRQSFDGNVDLPQLQAAWRAITPAEYVHRYSTMKKKSLFIYATYDSTFLRQYSDAMLEEARLREFDHDVAVVPCGHYTMGRTPFRYLDGYHICNFFLRNV from the coding sequence TTGCGATGGATATACCGGGCGCGCGTGGAATTGAATCGCGCATACCGGCAACGAATGGATGACTGGGAGATGAAGCTCATGACCGCGGCCACCAACCGCGTCGTGAGGCCGTTTGACTGGGGTCTCGATTGGGCCGAGCACTGGCCGTCCGCGCGCGAGATTGCGCGCAATGGTCACGACCCAGCCGGATATCTGGCCGCTCTGGGAGAAGCCGGAAGCCGCGCGAGCGAGGAGTTCTTCGGCTACCAGACGCCCACTGACTTTCAGTTGCGCGACGATATTCTGAGTTTCACCTCGCCGGTAAGGACGCCATACGCGGAGAATAACATCGCGCACGCGCAGTGGTTTCCCGCCTCAGATCGCAAAGGCCGCGCGATCATCGTCCTGCCGCATTGGAATGCCAAAGTAAATGAGCACGTCGGGTTGTGCAAGGCATTGCAGTATTTGGGGCTGCCCACTCTGCGCGTGAGTCTGCCGTATCATGACCGTCGCATGTTGCCGGGGTTCGAGCGCGCCGACTACGCGGTGTCGTCCAACGTGGGCCGCACGGTGGACTCGACGCGCCAGGCGGTGATCGACATCCGCTGCTGCCTGGACTGGCTCGAGTCGCAGGGCTACCACCGCTTTGGCATCATCGGCACCAGCCTCGGCTCGGCCTACGCGTTCCTCGCCAGCGCGCATGATGCGCGCCTGCGCGCCAACGTCTACAACATGGTCTCGCTCTACTTCGCTGACGTGGTGTGGACGGGTCTATCCACGCTGCACATCCGCCAGAGCTTCGATGGCAATGTCGATCTGCCGCAGTTGCAGGCGGCCTGGCGGGCGATTACTCCGGCGGAGTACGTGCATCGCTACTCCACTATGAAGAAGAAGTCGTTGTTCATCTACGCAACGTACGACTCGACGTTCCTGCGCCAGTACTCCGACGCCATGCTGGAAGAAGCGCGCCTGCGCGAGTTCGACCACGACGTGGCCGTGGTGCCCTGCGGACATTACACCATGGGCCGTACGCCATTTCGCTATCTGGACGGCTACCACATCTGCAATTTCTTCCTGCGGAACGTGTAG
- a CDS encoding pyridoxal phosphate-dependent aminotransferase has protein sequence MRTNRLSQLLETKRRAEVSLLDLTESNPTRAGISYPSSQLLEALSNPGWLVYEPSAMGLPRAREAVAAYYAARGCAVSPEHILLTASTSEAYSYLFKLLADPGDEVLVPRPSYPLFEFLAGLEAVQPVHYSLAYHGEWRIDFDSLGAALTPRTRAVVIVNPNNPTGSFLKRDERAQLMELCRVHRLALISDEVFSDFVFPATAKENLVRSVVDETGVLTFSLSGLSKVAGLPQVKAGWIAVSGPPDACRDALARLELIADTYLSVSSQVQHALPRLLKLGAAMQTAIQMRVQRNLSHLQAALAADSSARVLAAEGGWYATLEIPRNRSEEQWALELLEQDNVIVQPGYFYDFEREAYLVLSLLTPEETFAVGAARVLARVQS, from the coding sequence ATGCGCACGAACCGGCTTTCGCAACTGCTGGAAACCAAACGCCGCGCGGAAGTTTCGCTGCTCGATCTGACTGAATCGAATCCCACGCGCGCGGGAATATCCTATCCTTCTTCTCAATTGCTAGAGGCGTTAAGTAATCCGGGATGGCTGGTATACGAACCTTCTGCGATGGGGCTGCCGCGAGCGCGGGAGGCCGTCGCGGCCTACTATGCCGCACGCGGCTGCGCGGTCTCGCCGGAGCACATACTGCTCACCGCCAGCACCAGTGAAGCCTACTCCTACCTGTTCAAACTGCTGGCTGATCCGGGCGACGAGGTGCTGGTCCCGCGTCCGTCTTATCCGCTGTTCGAATTTCTCGCGGGACTGGAAGCGGTGCAGCCTGTGCATTATTCGCTGGCCTATCATGGCGAGTGGCGTATCGACTTTGATTCATTGGGTGCCGCGCTGACGCCGCGAACACGCGCTGTGGTGATCGTCAATCCGAACAATCCAACCGGGTCATTTCTCAAGCGGGACGAGCGCGCGCAGTTGATGGAACTGTGCCGCGTACACAGGCTGGCGCTGATCTCCGATGAGGTATTCTCTGATTTCGTTTTCCCAGCCACAGCGAAAGAAAATCTGGTGCGGTCCGTAGTGGATGAAACCGGCGTGCTGACGTTTTCGCTGAGTGGGTTGTCAAAGGTCGCGGGACTGCCGCAGGTGAAGGCCGGTTGGATCGCCGTCTCCGGCCCGCCGGATGCGTGTCGCGACGCATTGGCGCGCCTGGAGCTGATCGCCGACACCTATCTCTCTGTGTCGAGTCAAGTGCAGCACGCCCTGCCTCGTCTGCTGAAACTGGGTGCCGCGATGCAGACGGCAATCCAGATGCGCGTGCAGAGAAATTTGTCGCACCTGCAAGCGGCGCTGGCGGCGGATTCGTCAGCACGGGTTCTCGCCGCCGAGGGTGGATGGTATGCCACTCTGGAAATCCCGCGCAATCGCAGCGAGGAGCAGTGGGCGCTGGAACTGCTCGAGCAGGACAACGTGATCGTGCAGCCCGGCTATTTTTACGATTTCGAGCGCGAAGCGTATTTGGTATTGAGTCTGCTGACGCCAGAGGAGACCTTTGCGGTGGGAGCAGCGCGGGTACTTGCGCGGGTGCAGTCGTAG
- a CDS encoding DUF1499 domain-containing protein, translated as MFARWSFLFGALGMLAYAVGPLLANIRATAPMTGFSIFLGGAAVGALGLVLGIVAVIRAPDHAALTAVGLCALIVLPVAGMALWGRRYPPINDITTNVSSPPEFAKTAKIPENKDINFTYPRESFARQQQAGYPELKALYVKLTPSETFLLLRAAAESNIQWKVTVVDGLTLSLEGYEESMLFHFRDDFVVQARTVPGGTLVEMRSRSRDGRGDLGVNAARIARFLEAVSSKAIVESTMPL; from the coding sequence ATGTTTGCACGATGGAGTTTCCTGTTCGGAGCGTTGGGCATGCTGGCTTACGCCGTGGGGCCGTTACTGGCGAACATTCGCGCGACAGCGCCCATGACCGGATTCAGCATCTTCCTGGGGGGAGCGGCAGTCGGCGCGCTGGGGTTGGTGCTGGGAATTGTTGCGGTGATCCGCGCGCCGGATCATGCGGCGCTGACAGCCGTGGGACTGTGCGCGCTGATCGTGCTGCCGGTGGCGGGCATGGCCCTGTGGGGGCGGCGCTATCCGCCCATCAACGACATCACCACCAACGTTTCTTCACCGCCCGAGTTCGCCAAAACCGCAAAAATCCCGGAAAACAAGGACATCAACTTCACTTACCCACGCGAATCGTTCGCGCGCCAGCAGCAGGCCGGTTACCCGGAACTGAAAGCGTTGTATGTGAAGCTGACTCCCAGCGAGACGTTTCTCTTATTGCGGGCCGCCGCCGAAAGCAACATCCAATGGAAGGTAACGGTGGTCGATGGCTTGACGCTCAGCCTGGAGGGCTACGAAGAGTCCATGCTGTTCCACTTCCGCGATGACTTCGTGGTGCAGGCGCGCACGGTTCCCGGAGGGACGCTGGTGGAGATGCGCTCGCGTTCGCGAGACGGGCGCGGGGACCTGGGCGTCAACGCGGCTCGCATCGCTCGTTTTCTGGAAGCAGTCAGCTCAAAGGCCATCGTCGAATCGACCATGCCGCTCTAA